The following coding sequences lie in one Gammaproteobacteria bacterium genomic window:
- a CDS encoding ATP-binding cassette domain-containing protein, translated as MMYARYGGEHEIDRPLRLLARAGRYGRPLLGAALWALLLTIFATVAKLAVPLVLRSGIDGGVMAGDVGVILRATGVYLVVLIAQYFTQRFSLYEVAAVGERYLRDLRVRVFRHMMSLDIAFYSRSKVGVLVSRMTSDVEALTAFVDQGAISVITSGLMVTGVTIAMFSIDTTLAWTVLALLPALAGVSMIFRKYSNRAYKAIREQIGRVLGTLQEGISGVRVVQAYTQERRQAVEFGRVNQKYFEANIQAAKAIASYFPSVDFIATVGTGLVLLVGARRVLAGELSFGSLVAFLLYLGYFFDPIVQLSNVYNLLQAALAALSKLFGILDTKSDLAKASEPIHLPDGACGEVAFENVTFGYDPDLPVLYDVNLHLRCGERLAVVGETGAGKSTIAKLAIRFYDPTKGRITLDGVDLRDLDYEELRRSIVMVPQEGFLFAGSLRDNLTFARPGIDDEELWRICETVGISDWVRSLPERLDTDVRERGSRLSSGERQLVALTRALAADPAVIVLDEATSNLDPETEGIVEAALDHLLENRTAIVIAHRLRTAKRADRIIVVDGGRIVEEGTYEELLKAGGAFARLNEVWERGVGIQ; from the coding sequence ATGATGTACGCACGCTACGGCGGGGAGCACGAGATCGACCGCCCGCTCAGGTTGCTCGCCAGAGCAGGGCGATACGGTCGCCCACTGCTCGGGGCGGCACTGTGGGCGCTGCTGCTCACGATCTTCGCCACGGTTGCGAAGCTGGCGGTCCCGCTGGTCCTGCGTTCGGGGATCGACGGTGGCGTCATGGCGGGAGACGTGGGGGTCATTCTGCGGGCCACCGGTGTGTATCTCGTCGTGCTGATCGCCCAGTACTTCACGCAGCGTTTCTCCCTCTACGAGGTGGCAGCCGTCGGCGAGCGGTATCTGCGTGATCTGCGGGTGCGGGTGTTCCGTCACATGATGAGTCTCGACATCGCCTTCTACTCTCGGTCGAAGGTCGGTGTGCTGGTTTCGAGGATGACATCGGACGTCGAAGCCTTGACCGCGTTCGTCGATCAGGGTGCGATCTCGGTGATCACGAGCGGGCTCATGGTGACCGGTGTGACGATCGCGATGTTCTCGATCGACACGACGCTGGCCTGGACGGTGCTCGCCCTGCTGCCGGCCCTCGCCGGTGTCTCGATGATCTTTCGCAAGTATTCCAACAGGGCGTACAAGGCGATCAGGGAGCAGATCGGCCGCGTCCTGGGGACGCTGCAGGAGGGGATCTCCGGTGTCCGGGTGGTGCAGGCGTACACGCAGGAGCGCCGCCAGGCCGTCGAGTTCGGGCGTGTGAACCAGAAGTACTTCGAAGCCAACATACAGGCGGCGAAGGCGATCGCCTCGTACTTCCCATCGGTCGATTTCATCGCCACCGTCGGGACCGGCCTGGTGCTGCTGGTCGGTGCCCGCCGGGTACTCGCCGGCGAGCTGAGTTTCGGTTCTCTCGTCGCGTTCTTGCTCTACCTCGGGTATTTCTTCGATCCGATCGTGCAGCTCTCCAACGTCTACAACCTGCTGCAGGCGGCGCTCGCTGCGCTCTCGAAGCTGTTCGGGATCCTGGACACGAAATCCGACCTGGCCAAAGCGTCGGAGCCGATTCACCTGCCCGATGGAGCGTGCGGTGAGGTCGCGTTCGAGAACGTCACGTTCGGATACGACCCGGACCTGCCGGTGCTCTATGACGTGAACCTGCATCTGCGGTGCGGAGAGCGACTGGCAGTCGTCGGTGAGACCGGCGCGGGCAAGTCCACGATCGCCAAGCTCGCCATCCGCTTCTACGACCCGACGAAAGGTCGCATCACGCTCGACGGCGTGGACCTGCGAGACCTCGACTATGAGGAGCTGCGGCGCAGCATCGTCATGGTCCCTCAGGAAGGGTTCCTGTTCGCAGGATCACTGCGGGACAACCTGACGTTCGCCCGGCCGGGCATCGATGACGAGGAACTGTGGCGGATCTGTGAGACGGTTGGGATCTCGGACTGGGTGAGGAGCCTGCCCGAACGCCTCGATACGGACGTGCGCGAGCGCGGGAGCAGGCTGTCGTCGGGAGAACGCCAGCTCGTGGCGCTCACCCGGGCGCTCGCCGCGGACCCGGCGGTGATCGTGCTCGACGAGGCGACCTCCAACCTGGATCCCGAGACCGAGGGGATCGTCGAGGCCGCCCTCGACCACCTGCTGGAGAACCGAACGGCGATCGTGATCGCCCACCGATTGCGCACTGCGAAGCGTGCCGACCGGATCATCGTGGTGGACGGCGGGCGGATCGTTGAAGAGGGTACCTACGAGGAGCTGCTGAAGGCGGGGGGCGCCTTCGCCCGCCTGAACGAGGTGTGGGAGCGAGGGGTTGGGATACAATAA